A genomic segment from Bacillus cereus G9842 encodes:
- a CDS encoding YigZ family protein: MLLQYLTIKDYGEHEIVIQKSRFICYISRATTEEEAQEFIQKIKKQHWNATHNCSAYLIGEQDHIQKANDDGEPSGTAGVPMLEGLKKRGLKDTVVVVTRYFGGIKLGAGGLIRAYGKCTSEGINHVGVVQRKLMRVMQTEIDYTLLGKVENELRNSKYAIKDIHYLENVTFDTYVEEDGKQAFTDWMIELTNGKCTITEGDMLYLEQDVI; encoded by the coding sequence GTGCTATTACAATATTTAACAATCAAAGACTACGGCGAACACGAAATCGTCATTCAAAAATCAAGATTTATTTGTTATATTAGCCGAGCAACGACTGAGGAAGAGGCTCAAGAATTTATACAAAAAATAAAAAAACAACATTGGAATGCAACACATAATTGTTCCGCTTATTTAATTGGCGAACAAGATCATATTCAAAAAGCAAATGATGACGGCGAGCCTAGCGGTACAGCTGGCGTACCAATGCTAGAAGGACTTAAAAAACGTGGACTAAAAGATACCGTTGTTGTCGTAACACGCTATTTTGGTGGCATTAAACTTGGCGCAGGTGGATTAATTCGTGCATATGGAAAGTGTACAAGCGAAGGCATTAATCATGTCGGTGTTGTCCAGCGAAAACTAATGCGTGTGATGCAAACCGAGATTGATTACACATTACTTGGCAAAGTGGAAAATGAATTACGCAATTCAAAATATGCCATTAAAGATATACATTATCTAGAAAATGTCACATTTGATACGTATGTTGAAGAAGACGGCAAACAAGCCTTTACAGATTGGATGATTGAATTAACAAACGGGAAATGTACAATTACAGAAGGAGATATGTTGTACTTAGAACAAGATGTTATCTAA
- a CDS encoding C40 family peptidase — MFYKNVTLAKKIPNYGINFIGYIRKKKKESGVKNKMKKLKMASCALVAGLMFSGLTPNVFAEDKISDVKSQINTQNDTLHKQQQERDELQKQMNDLNKTIQGLDKSVQENAAKLDETTKKVSDTEQLIEKKNKDIAELQTKIAKREELLRKRLVALQEQPNTNVVTEVLVNSKNVADLVDRLTSVSKILESDEDIMKTQQEDQASVKKDVATVKEKQKELKEAQAQIETAKKELDAEKEKKATAVNDLSGKMDTVVTTMTSTESQLKELEKQALQLQRIAEEEAQAKAAQEAAAQKQAEQAAKAAQAQPAQAPAEQAAPANNGGQAQKEEPKKEEPKKEEPKKEAPKAEKKTPEQNPAPTPPDTGVIGKAKQYLGKPYVWGSASPSNGGFDCSGFISYIFGVGRQDVRGYWNSVSKISSPQPGDLVFFQNTYKDGPSHIGIYVGNGQMIHASDKGIAYGDINSSYNQKHFLGYGRF, encoded by the coding sequence TTGTTTTACAAAAACGTAACATTAGCAAAAAAAATCCCGAATTATGGTATAAATTTTATAGGTTATATACGGAAAAAGAAAAAAGAAAGCGGTGTAAAAAATAAAATGAAAAAGCTAAAAATGGCATCTTGCGCATTAGTTGCAGGGTTAATGTTTTCAGGACTAACACCAAATGTATTTGCAGAAGATAAAATTTCTGACGTGAAATCACAAATTAATACACAAAATGACACTTTACATAAACAACAACAAGAACGTGATGAATTACAAAAACAAATGAATGACTTAAACAAAACAATTCAAGGTTTAGATAAGTCTGTTCAAGAGAATGCTGCAAAACTTGATGAAACAACGAAAAAAGTTTCTGATACTGAGCAATTAATTGAAAAGAAAAATAAAGATATTGCAGAATTACAAACAAAGATTGCAAAACGTGAAGAGTTATTAAGAAAGCGTTTAGTTGCACTTCAAGAACAACCAAATACGAACGTTGTAACAGAAGTTCTTGTAAACTCTAAAAACGTTGCAGATTTAGTTGATCGTTTAACTTCTGTTTCTAAAATTCTTGAGTCTGATGAAGATATCATGAAAACACAGCAAGAAGATCAAGCTAGTGTGAAAAAAGATGTTGCAACGGTAAAAGAGAAACAAAAAGAATTAAAAGAAGCACAAGCTCAAATTGAAACTGCTAAGAAAGAACTTGACGCTGAAAAAGAGAAAAAAGCAACAGCGGTAAACGATTTAAGCGGTAAAATGGATACAGTTGTAACTACAATGACAAGTACGGAAAGCCAATTAAAAGAGCTTGAGAAACAAGCGTTACAATTACAACGTATTGCAGAAGAAGAAGCACAAGCAAAAGCTGCACAAGAAGCTGCTGCTCAAAAACAAGCAGAGCAAGCTGCTAAAGCTGCGCAAGCTCAGCCAGCACAAGCACCTGCAGAGCAAGCTGCACCAGCAAACAATGGTGGACAAGCTCAAAAAGAAGAGCCTAAAAAAGAAGAACCTAAAAAGGAAGAACCTAAAAAAGAGGCACCTAAAGCAGAAAAGAAAACACCAGAGCAAAACCCAGCACCAACTCCACCGGATACTGGCGTAATTGGTAAAGCTAAGCAATATTTGGGTAAGCCATATGTTTGGGGAAGTGCATCTCCATCAAACGGTGGTTTTGATTGTAGTGGATTCATTTCTTACATTTTTGGTGTAGGTCGTCAAGATGTTAGGGGTTACTGGAACTCAGTTTCTAAAATAAGTAGTCCACAGCCGGGAGACTTAGTGTTCTTCCAAAACACTTATAAAGATGGTCCATCTCACATCGGTATTTACGTTGGTAATGGCCAAATGATCCATGCTAGTGATAAAGGAATTGCGTACGGTGATATTAACAGCTCATATAACCAAAAACATTTCTTAGGTTACGGTCGATTCTAG
- a CDS encoding winged helix-turn-helix transcriptional regulator has translation MEHNSCLCPKFESAFTLLSKKWTGLIIKSLLEESKRFREIADIIPNMSDRMLSERLKELESEGIVVRDVYPEVPVRIEYGLTDKGKALESVMDEVQNWAEKWMK, from the coding sequence ATGGAGCATAATTCTTGTTTATGTCCAAAGTTTGAGTCAGCTTTTACTTTGCTTAGTAAGAAATGGACTGGCTTAATTATTAAATCTTTGCTTGAAGAGTCGAAACGTTTTAGAGAAATCGCAGATATCATCCCAAATATGAGCGATCGTATGTTGTCAGAGCGTTTGAAGGAATTGGAAAGCGAGGGCATTGTAGTTCGTGATGTTTATCCAGAAGTACCAGTTCGAATCGAGTATGGCTTAACTGACAAGGGAAAAGCGTTAGAAAGTGTTATGGATGAGGTCCAAAATTGGGCTGAGAAATGGATGAAGTAG
- the comFA gene encoding ATP-dependent helicase ComFA: MLAGKQLLLDELSSDLQRELNDLKRKGEVICVQGVKKKNSKYMCQRCGNVDQRLFASFLCRRCSKVCTYCRKCITMGRVSECAVLVRGIAERKREKKLNLLQWNGKLSTGQNLAAQGVVEAIKQKESFFIWAVCGAGKTEMLFYGINEALQKGERVCIATPRTDVVLELAPRLQEVFPYIKVAALYGGSVDKEKDAVLVVATTHQLLRYYRAFHVMVVDEIDAFPYCADQMLQYAVKQAMKERAARIYLTATPDETWKRKFRKGEQKGVIVSGRYHRHPLPVPLFCWCGNWKKSLIHKRIPRVLLQWLQTYLNKKHPIFLFVPHVRYIEEISLLLKSLNKRIEGVHAEDPGRKEKVAAFRKGEIPLLVTTTILERGVTVKNLQVAVLGAEEEIFSESALVQIAGRAGRSFEAPYGEVIYFHYGKTEAMVRAKKHIQGMNKNAKEQGLID, from the coding sequence ATGCTGGCGGGGAAACAGTTGCTATTAGACGAACTTTCTTCAGATTTACAGAGGGAATTAAATGATTTGAAAAGGAAGGGAGAGGTCATATGTGTACAAGGTGTAAAAAAGAAGAATTCTAAATATATGTGCCAACGCTGCGGAAATGTAGATCAGCGGCTATTTGCGTCGTTTTTATGTAGAAGGTGCAGTAAAGTGTGCACATATTGCCGGAAGTGTATAACGATGGGGAGGGTAAGTGAATGTGCTGTACTTGTTCGCGGGATTGCTGAAAGAAAGAGAGAAAAGAAATTAAACTTGTTACAGTGGAACGGGAAGTTGTCTACTGGTCAGAATTTGGCGGCACAAGGTGTTGTAGAGGCTATTAAGCAAAAAGAATCATTTTTTATTTGGGCTGTATGCGGGGCTGGGAAAACAGAGATGTTGTTTTACGGTATTAACGAAGCGCTTCAAAAAGGAGAAAGAGTTTGTATCGCAACGCCGAGAACGGATGTTGTTCTGGAATTAGCACCGAGATTACAAGAAGTATTTCCATATATAAAGGTAGCGGCTTTATATGGAGGGAGTGTGGATAAAGAAAAAGATGCAGTACTAGTCGTTGCGACCACGCATCAATTATTGCGTTATTATAGGGCGTTTCATGTCATGGTTGTAGATGAGATAGATGCTTTTCCATATTGTGCAGATCAAATGTTACAGTACGCGGTAAAACAAGCGATGAAAGAAAGGGCGGCGCGTATTTATTTAACTGCGACTCCAGATGAAACGTGGAAGCGAAAATTTAGAAAAGGTGAACAAAAAGGTGTTATTGTTTCTGGACGATATCACCGTCATCCTTTGCCAGTTCCTTTATTTTGTTGGTGCGGGAATTGGAAAAAAAGCCTCATTCATAAAAGAATTCCTCGAGTTTTACTACAGTGGTTACAAACATACTTAAATAAAAAACATCCTATTTTTTTATTTGTCCCCCATGTGCGATATATAGAAGAGATAAGCCTGTTGTTAAAATCATTAAACAAGCGAATTGAAGGTGTACATGCAGAAGATCCGGGGAGAAAAGAAAAAGTAGCGGCTTTCAGAAAAGGAGAAATCCCATTATTAGTTACAACGACAATTTTAGAGCGAGGCGTAACGGTGAAAAATTTGCAAGTAGCGGTTTTAGGGGCTGAAGAAGAAATATTCTCAGAAAGTGCACTCGTACAAATTGCGGGCCGAGCAGGGCGGAGCTTTGAAGCACCGTATGGAGAGGTCATTTATTTTCACTATGGTAAGACAGAGGCGATGGTGCGCGCGAAAAAACATATTCAAGGTATGAATAAAAATGCCAAAGAACAAGGATTGATCGATTAA
- a CDS encoding DegV family protein, translating into MKIAIVTDSTAYIPKQIRDELNIYMIPLNVVFGTESYQEEAEISADDFYVKVREQEELPKTSQPAIGKFVELYEELAKDYDAVISIHLSSGISGTYQTSTTAGQMVEGIDVYTYDSEISCEVQGFYVREGAKLASEGKNPKEIIARFDEMKKTMDAYFVVDDLHHLQRGGRLNSAQAFIGSLLQVKPVLYFRDKIIIPFEKIRTRKKALKRIIEIFDEQASKGVPMEAVIIHAQREEEANEWKKELEAKYPHVTIRTGYFGAVIGTHLGEGALGLGWYTK; encoded by the coding sequence ATGAAAATAGCTATTGTTACTGATAGTACAGCATATATACCGAAGCAAATTCGTGATGAACTCAATATATATATGATTCCATTAAACGTTGTGTTTGGAACAGAATCTTATCAAGAAGAAGCTGAAATTTCAGCAGATGATTTTTATGTGAAAGTACGTGAACAAGAGGAACTTCCAAAAACTTCTCAACCAGCAATCGGAAAGTTTGTTGAGCTATATGAAGAACTAGCTAAAGATTATGATGCAGTTATTAGTATTCACCTATCAAGTGGAATTAGTGGTACATATCAAACATCAACAACAGCTGGACAGATGGTAGAGGGTATTGATGTATATACGTATGACTCTGAAATTAGTTGTGAAGTACAAGGATTTTATGTGCGTGAAGGTGCAAAGTTAGCAAGTGAAGGAAAGAATCCAAAAGAGATTATCGCTCGTTTTGATGAAATGAAGAAAACGATGGACGCCTATTTTGTAGTTGATGATTTACATCATTTGCAACGTGGTGGTCGATTAAATAGCGCGCAAGCTTTCATCGGCAGTCTGTTACAAGTGAAGCCAGTTTTATATTTTAGAGATAAGATCATTATTCCGTTTGAAAAGATTCGTACACGTAAAAAAGCATTAAAACGTATCATTGAAATTTTTGATGAGCAAGCAAGTAAAGGTGTACCTATGGAAGCAGTTATCATTCATGCGCAACGTGAAGAGGAAGCGAATGAATGGAAGAAAGAATTAGAAGCAAAATATCCTCACGTCACAATTCGTACAGGTTATTTTGGAGCTGTAATTGGTACGCACTTAGGTGAAGGTGCATTAGGTCTTGGATGGTATACGAAGTAA